A genomic window from Paucibacter sp. KCTC 42545 includes:
- a CDS encoding response regulator transcription factor: MKKILIVEDQEEIRELIRVTLEFDDYDIQEAPNGDEGLRKAASFRPDLILLDVMMPGGLNGLQVCQRIKSDAALKRTKVILLTARGQEADRQAGLQAGADEYLIKPFSPLELMKVIGKVIR; the protein is encoded by the coding sequence GTGAAGAAGATTCTCATCGTCGAAGATCAGGAAGAGATTCGAGAGCTGATCCGCGTAACGCTTGAGTTTGACGACTACGACATTCAGGAAGCGCCCAATGGCGATGAAGGTCTGCGCAAGGCCGCCAGTTTCCGCCCGGACCTGATCTTGCTGGACGTGATGATGCCGGGCGGTTTGAATGGTTTGCAGGTTTGCCAGCGCATCAAGTCTGACGCTGCGCTCAAGCGCACCAAGGTCATTTTGCTGACCGCGCGCGGCCAGGAAGCCGACCGCCAAGCGGGCCTGCAGGCCGGCGCGGATGAGTACTTGATCAAGCCCTTCAGTCCCTTGGAGTTGATGAAGGTGATTGGCAAAGTGATCCGCTGA
- a CDS encoding methyl-accepting chemotaxis protein → MNNPALLNSNRRQDLTMLVVVVVNALLCLGLGFYNQATSLALLVSIPCLIACGLAYHFWGGSLNSRLLLATVLVILVALQLQITKGSSSIHANVYISLCLLLPYCDWRVIAYMGSLLAAHHLGTQALSTADYPLYVHATGERWGHFADLGFLLVLCAFLINAAKYLQKRAGETFEMAFLVNAMGQEGPIRLNLDAVRTASKTGGRLRDVQQRMAAALRLVREALFSMHKAAEEVGHTSGELLSRTDRTANGLKDAAMSLEQITMIVQASAQASKEALELSKASSTMATQGGAVVSQMVSTMQEIEQSSRKITDITAVIDAIAFQTNILALNAAVEAARAGEQGRGFAVVASEVRRLAGRSAEAAKEIKGLISASLETVERGAKLADEAGSTMVDLVASVKRVGDVFDSLTADNSEHAQGLEVVAASVKELDEVTRQNVHVAERSGEIAHELLEQAVALAEVLSTFRLGDDAAVADFLVAAQAAVAAAAAARASVAARVESGPIQSHAGSNVDFF, encoded by the coding sequence ATGAACAACCCTGCTCTTCTGAACAGTAATCGGCGCCAGGATCTCACCATGCTGGTGGTGGTGGTGGTCAATGCCTTGTTGTGCCTGGGCCTGGGCTTTTACAACCAGGCCACGAGCTTGGCACTGCTGGTCAGCATCCCCTGCTTGATTGCCTGTGGCTTGGCTTATCACTTCTGGGGCGGCAGCCTCAATAGCCGTCTGCTGCTGGCCACCGTGCTGGTCATTCTGGTGGCGCTCCAATTGCAGATCACCAAAGGGTCAAGCTCCATCCATGCCAATGTCTACATCAGCCTTTGTCTGCTACTGCCTTATTGCGACTGGCGGGTGATTGCCTATATGGGCAGCCTGCTAGCCGCCCACCACCTGGGCACGCAAGCGCTGAGCACGGCCGACTACCCACTCTACGTCCATGCGACGGGCGAACGCTGGGGCCACTTTGCTGACCTGGGCTTTCTGCTTGTACTCTGCGCCTTCTTGATCAACGCCGCCAAGTATCTGCAAAAGCGCGCCGGCGAAACCTTCGAGATGGCGTTTCTGGTCAATGCCATGGGCCAAGAGGGCCCAATCCGACTCAACCTCGACGCCGTGCGCACCGCCTCCAAGACGGGTGGCCGGCTCCGCGATGTGCAGCAGCGCATGGCCGCAGCCCTGCGCCTGGTGCGCGAGGCGCTTTTCAGCATGCACAAGGCGGCCGAGGAAGTGGGCCACACCAGCGGCGAGCTGCTGTCACGCACCGACCGCACAGCCAATGGGCTGAAAGACGCGGCCATGAGCCTGGAGCAAATCACCATGATCGTGCAGGCCAGCGCGCAGGCGTCGAAAGAAGCGCTGGAGCTGTCCAAAGCATCGTCGACCATGGCCACTCAGGGCGGCGCGGTGGTGTCGCAAATGGTCAGCACCATGCAGGAGATTGAGCAGTCCTCGCGCAAGATCACCGACATCACGGCGGTGATCGACGCGATTGCCTTTCAGACCAATATCCTGGCCCTGAATGCTGCCGTGGAAGCCGCCCGTGCGGGCGAGCAAGGGCGCGGCTTTGCTGTGGTGGCCAGCGAGGTGCGGCGCTTGGCCGGCCGCTCGGCCGAAGCGGCCAAGGAGATCAAGGGCTTGATCTCGGCCTCGCTGGAAACGGTCGAGCGCGGCGCCAAGCTGGCCGATGAGGCGGGCTCCACCATGGTGGATTTGGTGGCCTCGGTGAAGCGGGTCGGCGATGTCTTCGACAGCCTGACCGCCGACAACTCCGAACATGCCCAAGGCCTGGAGGTGGTGGCCGCCTCGGTCAAAGAGTTGGATGAAGTGACCCGGCAAAATGTCCATGTGGCCGAGCGCTCTGGGGAAATCGCCCATGAACTGCTGGAGCAAGCCGTGGCCCTGGCCGAGGTGCTGAGCACCTTCCGCCTCGGTGACGACGCGGCGGTGGCAGACTTTTTGGTGGCCGCGCAAGCCGCGGTGGCAGCCGCGGCGGCGGCGCGGGCCAGCGTCGCCGCACGGGTGGAGAGCGGGCCTATCCAAAGCCATGCAGGTTCGAATGTGGACTTTTTCTAG
- the pilB gene encoding type IV-A pilus assembly ATPase PilB, which translates to MLVHAGKLPQKQAEELMRQAREKKTSFVNAVIAAGTLSSAELAHTLSTALSLPLLDISAMDVQRMPRDIVDTKLAQQYQIVVLGRRGNRLFIGGADPTDQDVVERIKFATQLSPEWVIVEHDKLSRMLQGSAASASEALDQLAGGDFEFDITDEENAPPQEAAELADVEDAPVVRFLQKMLVDAINLRASDLHFEPYEFHYRVRFRVDGELREITQPPIAIKDKLASRIKVLSRLDIAERRIPQDGRMKLKFGAKAIDFRISTLPTLFGEKIVIRILDPSSAKLGIDALGYEKIEKDRLLAAIARPYGMVLVTGPTGSGKTVSLYTCLNILNQPGVNISTVEDPAEINLPGINQVNVNDKAGLGFSAALKSFLRQDPDIIMVGEIRDLETADIAIKAAQTGHMVMSTLHTNDAPKTLSRLLNMGVAPFNIASSVLLITAQRLVRRLCENCKAPAEYPRDALLRAGFAEEELDGSWKQYRAVGCANCTNGYRGRVGLYQVMPITEPIQRIILAEGSAMDIAVQAQQEGVRDLRQFGLVKVRAGVTTLEEVLAATNE; encoded by the coding sequence ATGCTGGTGCATGCGGGCAAGCTGCCGCAAAAGCAGGCCGAGGAGCTGATGCGGCAGGCTCGCGAGAAGAAGACCAGCTTCGTCAATGCGGTCATCGCGGCGGGCACGCTCAGCTCGGCCGAGCTGGCGCACACCTTGTCAACAGCGCTGTCGCTGCCGCTGCTGGACATCAGCGCCATGGATGTGCAGCGCATGCCGCGCGACATCGTCGACACCAAGCTAGCCCAGCAGTACCAGATCGTGGTGCTGGGCCGACGCGGCAACCGGCTCTTCATCGGCGGCGCCGACCCGACCGATCAGGACGTGGTCGAGCGCATCAAGTTCGCCACCCAACTCAGCCCCGAATGGGTGATCGTCGAGCACGACAAGCTCAGCCGCATGCTGCAGGGTTCGGCCGCCAGCGCCAGCGAGGCGCTAGACCAACTCGCCGGCGGCGATTTTGAGTTCGACATCACCGACGAGGAAAACGCGCCCCCGCAAGAAGCCGCCGAATTGGCCGATGTGGAAGACGCGCCGGTGGTGCGCTTCCTGCAGAAAATGTTGGTGGACGCCATCAATCTGCGCGCCTCGGACTTGCATTTCGAGCCCTACGAGTTCCATTACCGCGTGCGCTTCCGGGTCGACGGAGAGCTGCGCGAAATCACCCAACCGCCCATTGCCATCAAGGACAAGCTGGCCTCGCGCATCAAGGTGCTGTCGCGCCTGGACATCGCCGAGCGCCGCATCCCGCAAGATGGACGCATGAAGCTCAAGTTCGGCGCCAAGGCGATCGACTTCCGGATCTCCACCTTGCCGACCCTGTTCGGCGAGAAGATCGTGATCCGTATTCTTGACCCGTCCTCCGCCAAGCTGGGCATTGACGCCCTGGGCTACGAGAAGATTGAGAAAGACCGCTTGCTGGCCGCCATCGCGCGGCCCTACGGCATGGTGCTGGTCACCGGCCCGACCGGTTCGGGCAAGACAGTGTCGCTGTACACCTGCTTGAACATCCTGAACCAGCCGGGCGTCAACATATCTACCGTCGAAGATCCGGCCGAAATCAACTTGCCTGGCATCAACCAGGTGAACGTGAATGACAAGGCCGGCCTGGGCTTCTCGGCAGCGCTGAAGTCCTTCCTGCGCCAGGATCCCGACATCATCATGGTCGGTGAAATTCGCGACCTGGAGACAGCCGATATCGCCATCAAGGCCGCGCAAACCGGCCATATGGTGATGTCCACCCTGCACACCAATGACGCACCCAAGACGCTCAGCCGTTTGCTGAATATGGGCGTGGCGCCCTTCAACATCGCCTCCAGCGTCTTGCTGATCACGGCCCAGCGCCTGGTGCGGCGGCTGTGCGAAAACTGCAAGGCGCCGGCCGAATATCCGCGCGACGCTTTACTGCGCGCCGGATTTGCCGAAGAAGAGTTGGATGGTTCGTGGAAGCAGTACCGCGCCGTGGGCTGCGCCAATTGCACCAATGGCTACCGCGGTCGGGTTGGCCTCTACCAAGTCATGCCCATCACCGAGCCGATCCAGCGCATCATCCTGGCCGAAGGCTCGGCCATGGACATCGCTGTACAAGCCCAGCAAGAAGGCGTGCGCGACTTGCGGCAGTTCGGCTTGGTCAAGGTGCGCGCGGGCGTGACCACCCTGGAAGAAGTGCTTGCCGCAACAAATGAATAA